From one Variovorax sp. PBL-H6 genomic stretch:
- a CDS encoding proteasome-type protease yields the protein MTYCVGIKLNAGLVFLSDSRTNAGVDHISTFRKMIVYEQPGDRVMVLLSAGNLSISQSVREILQIEALREVRETGENGEDSPPITIWNAKSMFDAARVLGSAVRHVYDRDAEALKHAGLEFNVSFIFGGQVKGEGMRLFMVYAAGNFIEATTETPYFQVGESKYGKPVLDRVLTPDTPLDEAAKCALVSMDSTMKSNLSVGLPLDLVVYEANRLETDKVVCIDADNPYYRMVHSSWGQKLREVFDSIEDPVWDDTYAEHPLKMPATRHSPLRKISTPEEKLI from the coding sequence ATGACTTACTGCGTAGGCATCAAACTCAACGCCGGCCTGGTGTTCCTCTCCGACTCGCGCACCAATGCGGGTGTGGACCACATCAGCACCTTTCGCAAGATGATCGTCTACGAGCAGCCGGGCGACCGCGTCATGGTGCTGCTGTCGGCCGGCAACCTGAGCATCTCGCAGTCGGTGCGCGAGATCCTTCAGATCGAAGCGCTGCGCGAAGTCCGCGAAACCGGCGAGAACGGTGAGGACAGCCCGCCAATCACGATCTGGAATGCGAAGAGCATGTTCGACGCCGCACGCGTGCTGGGCTCGGCGGTGCGCCATGTCTACGACCGCGATGCCGAGGCGCTCAAGCACGCAGGCCTGGAGTTCAACGTCTCCTTCATTTTCGGCGGCCAGGTCAAGGGCGAAGGCATGCGCCTGTTCATGGTCTATGCGGCCGGCAATTTCATCGAGGCCACGACCGAGACGCCGTACTTCCAGGTGGGCGAGTCCAAGTATGGCAAGCCCGTGCTCGACCGCGTGCTGACGCCCGACACGCCGCTGGACGAGGCAGCCAAGTGCGCCCTGGTGTCGATGGACTCCACCATGAAGTCCAACCTCTCGGTCGGGCTGCCGTTGGACCTGGTGGTGTATGAGGCCAACCGCCTCGAGACCGACAAGGTGGTCTGCATAGACGCCGACAACCCGTACTACCGCATGGTCCACAGCAGTTGGGGCCAGAAGCTGCGCGAGGTGTTCGACAGCATCGAGGACCCGGTCTGGGACGACACCTACGCCGAGCACCCGCTCAAGATGCCAGCCACGCGGCACAGCCCGCTGCGCAAGATCTCGACGCCCGAGGAAAAGCTCATCTGA
- a CDS encoding Bug family tripartite tricarboxylate transporter substrate binding protein, producing the protein MTRPASFGALRRLGLMASCAALTLGLAAAPARADSAYPAKPVKFITNFPAGGPLDILGRALSDALQKDLKQPFVVDNRPGAGGNIGADVVAKSPADGYTVLLSIDTTFTINPHLYASMPFAANDLKPLMIFSSSGLALGVASPVDAKTLPDFIRQGKAQPFTFASAGNGSPGHIAAEIFSSATGAKITHVPYKGNAPAVMALLSGEVQAGILATPGLLPHLQAGKLRALAVTGRQRSPMLPQVAAVGELGLKDLEFEVLYLAMVPAATPEPVMQTLRSALRSALALPELKSRLGTLDMVALGETGAAAQQHLDASRERYGRIVKATGMKLD; encoded by the coding sequence ATGACCCGCCCTGCTTCCTTCGGCGCTCTGCGCCGCCTCGGCCTCATGGCCAGCTGCGCCGCCCTGACACTCGGGCTCGCAGCCGCGCCCGCCCGCGCCGACAGTGCCTACCCCGCCAAGCCGGTGAAGTTCATCACCAACTTCCCGGCCGGGGGGCCACTCGACATCCTCGGCCGCGCGCTGTCCGACGCCTTGCAGAAAGACCTGAAACAGCCCTTCGTCGTCGACAACCGTCCCGGCGCAGGCGGCAACATCGGCGCGGACGTCGTGGCCAAGAGCCCGGCCGACGGCTACACGGTGCTGCTGTCGATCGACACCACGTTCACCATCAACCCGCACCTCTACGCCTCGATGCCCTTCGCGGCGAACGACCTGAAGCCGCTGATGATCTTCAGCTCCTCGGGTCTCGCCTTGGGCGTTGCCTCCCCGGTGGATGCGAAGACGCTGCCCGATTTCATCCGCCAGGGGAAGGCACAGCCGTTCACGTTCGCCTCGGCGGGCAATGGAAGCCCGGGCCACATTGCAGCCGAGATCTTCTCGAGCGCGACCGGCGCAAAAATCACGCACGTGCCCTACAAAGGCAATGCGCCCGCCGTCATGGCGCTGCTGTCTGGCGAGGTGCAGGCCGGCATTCTTGCCACGCCGGGCCTGCTGCCGCACCTGCAGGCCGGCAAGTTGCGAGCGCTGGCCGTGACCGGGCGCCAACGCTCGCCGATGCTGCCGCAGGTAGCAGCGGTCGGAGAGCTTGGCCTGAAGGATCTGGAGTTCGAGGTGCTCTACCTCGCGATGGTCCCGGCGGCGACGCCCGAGCCCGTGATGCAGACCTTGCGAAGCGCGCTGCGGTCCGCCCTCGCGCTGCCGGAGCTCAAGAGCCGGCTCGGGACGCTTGACATGGTGGCGCTCGGCGAGACCGGTGCCGCAGCGCAGCAGCATCTCGATGCGAGCCGCGAGCGCTACGGCCGCATCGTCAAGGCCACCGGCATGAAGCTGGACTGA
- a CDS encoding sulfatase family protein, translated as MQRPNIIFIVADDLGFADLGCYGGRDAAFGPVSPVLDRLAAEGIRFTQGYANSPVCSPTRFALMTARYQYRLRGAAEEPINSRSRGSATLGLPPAHPTLPSLLRDAGYRTALIGKWHLGFPPAFGPLRSGYDEFFGAMSGGVDYFTHCDSAGRHDLWAGEEDKQEEGYLTDLFSRRAVDYVERMAGQQAPFFLSLHYTAPHWPWETREDAGRAPAVKNNLFDLAGGNIHVYRRMIHHMDEGIGWIMAALEKQGIAEDTLVVFTSDNGGERFSDNWPLVGGKMDLTEGGIRVPWIAHWPAVIRAGGESSQHCMTMDWSATMLDIGGAQSAPEYPLDGMSLLPVLRDAAAGFHRPLHWRMNHRGQRALRDGDWKYLQVDGNEYLFNIPADERERANQAEREPERLASMRAAWDAWNTSMPPIPEDATVSLGYSVKNMPQR; from the coding sequence ATGCAACGTCCCAACATCATCTTCATCGTCGCCGACGATCTCGGCTTTGCCGACCTCGGCTGCTATGGCGGGCGCGATGCGGCCTTCGGTCCCGTGTCGCCGGTGCTCGATCGGCTGGCCGCCGAGGGCATCCGCTTCACGCAAGGCTATGCGAACTCGCCCGTGTGCTCGCCGACGCGCTTCGCGCTGATGACTGCGCGCTACCAGTACCGCCTTCGGGGCGCGGCCGAGGAGCCGATCAACAGCAGGAGCCGGGGCAGCGCCACGCTGGGCCTGCCGCCGGCACACCCCACCCTGCCTTCGCTGCTGCGCGACGCGGGCTACCGCACGGCGCTGATCGGCAAGTGGCACCTGGGCTTTCCGCCCGCCTTCGGGCCGCTGCGCTCGGGCTACGACGAGTTCTTCGGGGCGATGTCGGGCGGGGTCGACTACTTCACGCATTGCGACTCGGCGGGCCGCCACGACCTGTGGGCCGGCGAGGAAGACAAGCAGGAAGAGGGCTATCTCACCGACCTGTTCTCCCGCCGCGCCGTCGACTACGTCGAGCGCATGGCGGGCCAGCAGGCGCCCTTCTTCCTGAGCCTGCACTACACGGCGCCACATTGGCCCTGGGAAACGCGCGAGGACGCGGGCCGTGCGCCGGCCGTGAAGAACAACCTGTTCGACCTGGCCGGGGGCAACATCCACGTGTACCGCCGCATGATCCATCACATGGACGAGGGCATCGGCTGGATCATGGCCGCGCTGGAGAAGCAGGGAATTGCCGAAGACACGCTGGTCGTCTTCACCAGCGACAACGGCGGCGAGCGCTTCTCGGACAACTGGCCGCTCGTCGGCGGCAAGATGGACCTGACCGAGGGCGGCATCCGCGTGCCGTGGATCGCGCATTGGCCCGCCGTCATCCGCGCCGGTGGCGAAAGCAGCCAGCACTGCATGACGATGGACTGGTCAGCCACGATGCTCGATATCGGCGGCGCGCAGTCGGCTCCCGAGTACCCGCTCGACGGCATGTCGCTGCTGCCGGTGCTGCGCGATGCAGCCGCCGGCTTCCATCGTCCGCTGCATTGGCGCATGAACCACCGCGGCCAGCGTGCCCTGCGCGACGGCGACTGGAAGTACCTGCAGGTCGACGGCAACGAGTACCTGTTCAACATCCCGGCCGACGAGCGCGAACGTGCCAACCAGGCCGAGCGCGAGCCCGAGCGGCTGGCATCGATGCGCGCGGCCTGGGACGCATGGAACACGAGCATGCCACCCATTCCCGAGGATGCGACCGTGAGCCTCGGCTATTCGGTCAAGAACATGCCCCAGCGCTGA
- a CDS encoding mechanosensitive ion channel family protein: MTQDLLLAHPWFAPCLAALIAVPLALLVHRIGGMVLLRLTRYAPIVHAMLLNVQGPARFVLPLIALQMVWQAAPDDLTFINGVRHVNGLLFIAATTWLAIRAVNGIADGVLAKHPHDVEDNLQARRVLTQTRVLARSAGTVLLVAGASLMLMTFPGARQVGASLLASAGVIGIVAGLAAKPVFSNLIAGLQIALAQPIRIDDVLVVEGEWGRVEEITGTFVVLRIWDDRRLILPLSYFIEKPFQNWTRSSSQLLGSVFIYADYGTPLAQMRAEVERMVKAAPEWDGRFFNLQVTDATERTMQIRVLCTAASSSLAFDLRCRMREGLIEFMQREYPQFLPRLRIEGGPPTQAEAAAPSAPGPASASPG; this comes from the coding sequence ATGACCCAGGACCTTCTGCTCGCCCATCCATGGTTCGCGCCCTGCCTCGCAGCGCTGATCGCCGTTCCGCTCGCCCTGCTGGTCCACCGCATCGGCGGCATGGTGCTGTTGCGGCTGACGCGCTACGCACCCATCGTTCACGCCATGCTCCTCAACGTCCAGGGGCCGGCGCGCTTCGTTCTCCCGCTGATCGCGCTGCAGATGGTGTGGCAGGCCGCACCGGACGACCTGACTTTCATCAACGGCGTGCGGCACGTCAACGGACTCTTGTTCATCGCAGCCACGACCTGGCTTGCCATCCGCGCCGTCAACGGCATCGCCGACGGCGTCCTGGCCAAGCACCCTCACGACGTGGAAGACAACCTTCAGGCCCGCCGCGTACTCACCCAGACCCGCGTGCTCGCGCGCTCTGCCGGCACCGTGCTGCTGGTGGCCGGCGCCTCGCTGATGCTCATGACCTTCCCGGGCGCGCGCCAGGTCGGCGCCAGCCTGCTGGCCTCCGCGGGTGTGATCGGCATCGTGGCCGGCCTGGCGGCCAAGCCCGTCTTCAGCAATCTCATCGCCGGACTGCAGATCGCGCTGGCGCAGCCGATCCGCATCGACGACGTGCTGGTGGTCGAAGGCGAATGGGGCCGCGTGGAAGAGATCACCGGCACCTTCGTCGTCCTGCGCATCTGGGACGACCGGCGGCTGATCCTGCCACTGTCCTACTTCATCGAGAAGCCGTTCCAGAACTGGACCCGCAGCAGCTCGCAGCTGCTGGGCTCGGTCTTCATCTACGCCGACTACGGCACGCCGCTCGCGCAGATGCGCGCGGAGGTCGAGCGCATGGTGAAGGCGGCGCCCGAGTGGGACGGTCGCTTCTTCAACCTGCAGGTGACCGACGCCACAGAGCGCACCATGCAGATACGCGTGCTCTGCACCGCCGCCTCCTCGTCGCTGGCGTTCGACCTGCGCTGCAGGATGCGCGAGGGGCTGATCGAATTCATGCAGCGCGAGTACCCGCAGTTCCTGCCCAGGCTGCGCATCGAAGGCGGCCCCCCAACGCAGGCGGAAGCGGCGGCTCCTTCGGCCCCTGGGCCCGCGTCAGCCAGCCCGGGCTGA
- a CDS encoding Bug family tripartite tricarboxylate transporter substrate binding protein — protein MLQQLLRRLAGTLALAALTTSAAFAQSPDGPLRIVVGYAPGGATDRVARIVADKLQAKLGVPVVVDNKPGAGGRLAAQQVKATPAGQNVLMLANPAVMVVAPLVFKDNGYDPQRDFVPVSHVNDYEFALSVSTAVPVRELPHLLAWMRANPDKANVGVPATGSLPHFFGLMVGEKAKVQTQVIGYRGSGPLLTDLIGGQVPIAVDTLDVVIPQHQAAKVRILAMSGAKRSPFAPEVPTFKEAGLDLVALGWNAFFAPATMPREKVARFSQAIREVMQDPDTTRRFKDSLMTPVVSTQEQTAAMLKAYRAQWAPVVQKSGYQP, from the coding sequence ATGCTCCAGCAACTTCTGCGCCGCCTTGCCGGCACCCTCGCCCTCGCCGCACTGACGACGAGCGCCGCATTCGCACAGTCACCTGACGGCCCGCTGCGCATCGTCGTCGGCTACGCGCCGGGCGGTGCCACCGACCGCGTGGCCCGCATCGTGGCCGACAAGCTCCAGGCCAAGCTCGGCGTGCCGGTGGTCGTCGACAACAAGCCCGGCGCCGGCGGGCGGCTCGCTGCCCAGCAGGTCAAGGCCACACCAGCCGGACAAAATGTGCTGATGCTCGCCAACCCCGCGGTGATGGTGGTCGCGCCGCTGGTCTTCAAGGACAACGGCTATGACCCCCAGCGCGACTTCGTGCCGGTCTCGCACGTCAACGACTACGAGTTCGCGCTGTCGGTGTCGACTGCCGTGCCGGTGCGCGAACTGCCGCACCTGCTGGCCTGGATGCGGGCCAATCCGGACAAGGCCAACGTCGGCGTGCCGGCCACCGGCAGCCTGCCGCACTTCTTCGGCCTCATGGTCGGCGAGAAAGCGAAGGTGCAGACCCAGGTGATCGGCTATCGCGGCTCGGGCCCCTTGCTGACCGACCTGATCGGCGGCCAGGTGCCGATCGCCGTCGACACGCTCGACGTCGTCATCCCGCAGCACCAGGCCGCCAAGGTGCGCATCCTGGCGATGTCGGGCGCGAAGCGCTCGCCCTTTGCGCCCGAGGTGCCGACCTTCAAGGAAGCCGGCCTCGACCTCGTTGCGCTCGGCTGGAACGCATTCTTCGCGCCGGCGACCATGCCGCGAGAAAAGGTCGCGCGCTTCTCGCAAGCGATTCGCGAGGTCATGCAGGACCCGGACACGACGCGGCGCTTCAAGGATTCGCTGATGACGCCGGTCGTCAGCACGCAGGAGCAGACCGCGGCCATGCTCAAGGCCTACCGCGCGCAATGGGCACCCGTCGTACAGAAATCCGGCTACCAACCCTGA
- the mutS gene encoding DNA mismatch repair protein MutS — protein MTLPATAPHTPMMSQYLALKADHPDTLLFYRMGDFYELFYADAEKAARLLDITLTQRGQSAGQPVVMCGVPFHSVDTYLARLIKLGESVAICEQVGEVGASKGPVERKVVRVVTPGTLTDAELLQDKSDSLLLAVHAGSRNFCGLAWLSVTGAELRLAECPADALETWIARIGPSELLYSAEVTPGFEQRLKAARSGAGFTISVRPAWQFDGGLGERKLCEQMGSNSLAAWGAESLANAHAAAAALLGYAEHTQGRALSHVQRLAVERDGELIELPPTTRRNLELVQTLRGEDSPTLFSLLDTCMTGMGSRLLKRWLLAPRRDRTEAQARLEAIAALQAAPSGAPAAPWRALRDRLKNTSDVERIAARIALRQVRPRELVALRMALAKAEELAPALPASSSPLLAQMAGQLAPPPGCVELLVAAIHPEPSALVRDGGVIATGHDAELDELRAISENSDAYLLQLEASERERTGISNLRVQFNRVHGFYIEVSQSGLAKVPDNYRRRQTLKNAERFITPELKAFEDKALSAQDRALAREKWLYEQLLDALQPSVAALTRLAGALAALDALCALAERSHTLHWRQPSFVGHPCIEIEKGRHPVVEARLAEKSSGAFIANDTRMGPQQRLQVITGPNMGGKSTYMRQVAIIVLLASIGSHVPADACRLGPIDAIHTRIGAADDLANAQSTFMLEMTEAAQILHGATAHSLVLMDEIGRGTSTFDGLALAAGIAAQLHDRTRSFTLFATHYFELTEFPATHHGAVNMHVSATEAGRDIVFLHEMQPGPASKSYGIQVARLAGMPAAVVNHARQALEALEAQQLQARAQVDLFAPPPAVAAPQASAVESALTALDPDTLSPREALEAIYTLKKLHAREHG, from the coding sequence ATGACCCTTCCCGCGACAGCACCGCACACGCCGATGATGAGCCAATACCTGGCCCTCAAGGCAGACCATCCCGACACCCTGCTGTTCTACCGGATGGGCGATTTCTACGAGCTGTTCTACGCCGACGCCGAGAAAGCGGCACGCCTGCTCGACATCACGCTCACACAGCGCGGCCAATCGGCGGGGCAGCCGGTGGTGATGTGCGGGGTGCCCTTTCACTCGGTCGACACCTACCTGGCGCGGCTGATCAAGCTCGGCGAGTCGGTGGCCATTTGCGAGCAGGTCGGCGAGGTGGGCGCGTCCAAGGGCCCGGTGGAGCGCAAGGTGGTGCGCGTGGTCACGCCCGGCACGCTGACCGATGCCGAGCTGCTGCAGGACAAGAGCGACTCGCTGCTGCTCGCGGTGCATGCAGGCTCGCGCAATTTCTGCGGGCTGGCCTGGCTCAGCGTCACCGGCGCGGAGCTGCGCCTGGCCGAGTGCCCGGCCGATGCGCTGGAAACCTGGATCGCACGCATCGGGCCCAGCGAGCTGCTCTACAGCGCGGAGGTCACGCCGGGCTTCGAGCAGCGCCTGAAGGCGGCGCGCAGCGGCGCCGGCTTCACCATTTCGGTGCGGCCGGCCTGGCAGTTCGACGGCGGCCTCGGCGAGCGCAAGCTGTGCGAGCAGATGGGCAGCAACAGCCTCGCGGCGTGGGGCGCGGAGTCGCTGGCCAATGCGCACGCCGCCGCGGCCGCGCTGCTGGGGTATGCCGAGCACACGCAGGGCCGCGCGCTCTCGCACGTGCAGCGGCTCGCCGTGGAGCGTGACGGCGAGCTGATCGAGCTGCCGCCGACCACCCGCCGCAACCTGGAACTCGTGCAGACCTTGCGCGGCGAGGATTCGCCGACGCTGTTCTCGCTGCTCGACACCTGCATGACGGGCATGGGCAGCCGGCTGCTCAAGCGCTGGCTGCTGGCGCCGCGCCGCGACCGCACCGAAGCGCAGGCACGCCTCGAGGCCATTGCCGCACTGCAGGCCGCGCCCTCGGGTGCTCCCGCCGCGCCGTGGCGCGCGCTGCGCGACCGGCTCAAGAACACGAGCGACGTAGAGCGCATCGCTGCGCGCATCGCGCTGCGCCAGGTACGCCCGCGAGAGCTGGTCGCACTGCGCATGGCGCTGGCGAAGGCGGAGGAACTTGCGCCGGCCCTGCCCGCCTCGTCTTCGCCGCTGCTCGCGCAGATGGCTGGTCAACTGGCGCCGCCGCCGGGCTGCGTCGAGCTGCTGGTCGCGGCCATCCACCCCGAGCCTTCGGCACTGGTGCGCGACGGCGGCGTGATCGCCACAGGCCACGATGCCGAGCTCGACGAGCTGCGCGCCATCAGCGAGAACAGCGACGCCTACCTGCTGCAGCTCGAGGCCAGCGAGCGCGAGCGCACCGGCATTTCCAACCTGCGCGTGCAGTTCAACCGCGTGCACGGCTTCTACATCGAGGTCTCGCAGAGCGGGCTGGCCAAGGTGCCCGACAACTACCGCCGCCGCCAGACCCTGAAGAACGCCGAGCGCTTCATCACGCCCGAGCTCAAGGCCTTCGAGGACAAGGCCCTGTCGGCGCAGGACCGCGCCCTCGCCCGCGAGAAGTGGCTCTACGAGCAGTTGCTCGATGCATTGCAGCCCTCGGTCGCCGCGCTCACGCGACTGGCAGGCGCATTGGCCGCGCTAGATGCGCTGTGCGCGCTGGCCGAGCGCTCGCACACGCTGCACTGGCGGCAGCCTTCTTTCGTGGGCCATCCCTGCATCGAGATCGAGAAGGGCCGCCACCCCGTGGTCGAGGCTCGGCTGGCCGAGAAATCATCGGGCGCGTTTATTGCGAACGACACCCGCATGGGACCCCAGCAACGCCTGCAAGTGATCACCGGCCCCAACATGGGCGGAAAGTCCACCTACATGCGGCAGGTCGCGATCATCGTGCTGCTCGCTTCAATTGGCTCGCATGTGCCGGCCGACGCCTGCCGGCTGGGGCCCATCGATGCCATCCACACGCGCATCGGCGCGGCCGACGACCTGGCCAATGCGCAGTCGACCTTCATGCTGGAGATGACCGAGGCGGCGCAGATCCTGCACGGCGCCACCGCCCATTCGCTGGTGCTGATGGATGAGATCGGCCGCGGGACCAGCACCTTCGATGGCCTGGCGCTAGCCGCCGGCATCGCGGCCCAGCTGCACGACCGCACGCGCTCTTTCACCCTCTTCGCGACCCATTATTTCGAGCTCACCGAATTCCCGGCCACGCACCATGGCGCAGTCAACATGCATGTGAGCGCCACCGAGGCCGGACGCGACATCGTGTTCCTGCACGAGATGCAACCGGGGCCGGCCAGCAAGAGCTACGGCATCCAGGTCGCGCGGCTGGCCGGCATGCCGGCCGCAGTGGTCAACCACGCGCGCCAGGCACTCGAAGCGCTCGAGGCCCAGCAGCTGCAGGCCCGTGCCCAGGTCGACCTGTTTGCGCCTCCGCCAGCCGTCGCGGCGCCACAGGCGAGCGCCGTAGAATCCGCGCTGACGGCGCTCGACCCCGATACGCTGAGCCCGCGCGAGGCGCTCGAAGCGATCTACACACTCAAGAAACTCCACGCGCGCGAGCACGGCTAA
- the pcaQ gene encoding pca operon transcription factor PcaQ: MPAINFARLKLRHLQCLVMVAHERNLVRAAKALALTQPAVSKTIAELEDIVGRTLLLRRRRGVELTPAAEVLVRHAVVALRGLREGLGLALEQPELDQLQVAVGALPNMAAHLLPAAIAALHSKAPALRVRVASGTNAQLMTQLRQGEIDLVLGRLAQASAMADLAFEHLYSEPLLLVARAAHPLASLRRPKLEALAAYPLIVPVSGTLIRHTADAFLVAQGMAPPRCMVEATDTSFAVGLLQCADAVWFAPQGAVDGFLARGELRRLAIDTATTEGPVGLTVRRGSEAGKGARLLIESIHEVVRQRAELLAAAARNGRSRRSARAG; encoded by the coding sequence ATGCCAGCTATAAATTTTGCTCGCCTCAAGCTGCGCCATCTGCAGTGTCTCGTGATGGTGGCTCACGAGCGCAACCTGGTGCGCGCGGCCAAGGCACTGGCGCTCACGCAGCCGGCGGTCTCCAAGACCATCGCCGAACTCGAGGACATCGTCGGCCGCACGCTGCTGCTGCGCAGGCGGCGCGGCGTCGAGCTGACGCCGGCAGCGGAGGTGCTCGTGCGCCACGCCGTGGTGGCGCTGCGCGGGTTGCGGGAAGGCCTCGGTCTGGCGCTCGAGCAGCCCGAACTCGACCAGCTGCAGGTAGCGGTGGGCGCCTTGCCGAACATGGCGGCCCATTTGCTGCCGGCGGCCATTGCGGCGCTGCACTCGAAAGCGCCCGCGCTTCGCGTGCGCGTGGCCAGCGGCACCAACGCGCAACTCATGACGCAGCTGCGCCAGGGCGAAATCGACCTGGTCCTGGGCCGTCTGGCCCAGGCTTCGGCGATGGCGGATCTGGCCTTCGAGCACCTTTACAGCGAGCCGCTGCTGCTGGTCGCTCGTGCGGCGCATCCCCTCGCATCGCTGCGACGCCCCAAGCTCGAGGCGTTGGCTGCGTATCCGCTCATCGTGCCGGTCTCGGGCACGCTGATCCGTCACACCGCCGACGCCTTCCTGGTCGCGCAAGGCATGGCGCCGCCGCGCTGCATGGTGGAGGCGACCGACACGAGCTTTGCTGTCGGTCTGCTGCAGTGTGCCGACGCCGTCTGGTTTGCGCCGCAAGGGGCGGTCGACGGGTTTCTGGCCCGTGGCGAGCTGCGCCGATTGGCCATCGACACGGCGACCACTGAAGGCCCGGTCGGGCTCACCGTGCGGCGCGGCAGCGAAGCGGGGAAGGGCGCCCGGCTGTTGATCGAATCCATCCACGAGGTAGTGCGGCAGCGCGCAGAGCTGCTCGCCGCCGCAGCCCGCAACGGACGGTCCCGCCGCTCAGCCCGGGCTGGCTGA
- a CDS encoding Bug family tripartite tricarboxylate transporter substrate binding protein, with protein sequence MHPFTLHRRRLLSLLGGLAIGSLAHAQAFTPGQPIKVLIGVPAGGTQDVLTRAIAQEVRDTLGPLIIDNRSGAAGRIAAEAVKTATPDGRMLLLGTASMMTMFPSAYRQLSYDPVKDFVPIVNAARFELALVIHKDVPANTLPEFIAWAKGQGDKLSFASYGAGTPSHFLGEMLNRAAGLKMVHVPYRGSTPARQDVMGGTVPVYFDTVGGALQLQASGRVKVLATSGDKRSPLMPSLPTFAEAGYRDVVAAAWFAYYAPRSTPKPIVDKLRAEFTRAVNSREVRQQLLQNGMYPAGDGPEALLKTMREDTARWSGIMRAVNFQAND encoded by the coding sequence ATGCACCCCTTCACCCTTCATCGCCGCCGCTTGCTCTCCCTCCTGGGCGGTCTTGCCATCGGCTCGCTCGCACATGCCCAGGCCTTCACGCCCGGGCAGCCGATCAAGGTCCTGATCGGCGTGCCGGCAGGCGGCACGCAGGACGTGCTGACGCGCGCCATCGCGCAAGAGGTGCGGGACACCCTGGGCCCTCTGATCATCGACAACCGCTCCGGCGCGGCCGGCCGCATCGCGGCCGAGGCGGTGAAGACCGCGACGCCCGATGGCCGCATGCTGTTGCTGGGAACGGCCAGCATGATGACGATGTTCCCCAGTGCCTACAGGCAGCTTTCGTACGACCCGGTGAAGGACTTCGTGCCAATCGTCAACGCTGCGCGATTCGAGCTGGCGCTGGTGATCCACAAGGACGTGCCCGCCAACACGCTGCCGGAGTTCATCGCCTGGGCCAAGGGCCAGGGTGACAAGCTGAGCTTCGCCTCGTACGGCGCCGGCACGCCTTCGCACTTCCTGGGGGAGATGCTCAACCGCGCAGCCGGGCTGAAGATGGTGCACGTGCCCTACCGAGGCTCCACGCCGGCGCGCCAGGACGTGATGGGCGGCACCGTGCCGGTCTACTTCGACACCGTGGGCGGTGCACTCCAGTTGCAGGCGAGTGGCCGCGTGAAGGTGCTGGCCACCAGCGGTGACAAGCGCTCGCCCTTGATGCCCAGCCTGCCCACCTTCGCAGAGGCAGGCTACAGGGACGTGGTCGCGGCGGCCTGGTTCGCCTACTACGCGCCACGAAGCACACCCAAGCCCATCGTGGACAAGCTGCGTGCGGAGTTCACGCGCGCGGTGAACTCGCGCGAAGTGCGCCAGCAACTGCTGCAGAACGGCATGTACCCCGCGGGCGACGGACCCGAAGCGCTCCTGAAGACCATGCGCGAGGACACCGCGCGCTGGAGCGGCATCATGAGGGCAGTCAACTTCCAGGCCAACGATTGA
- a CDS encoding MarR family winged helix-turn-helix transcriptional regulator → MSDSARQPLDGLLLYRLSRLLSVAGSMVIRLCEGRFGITRREWRLIATLASRGALSSSQLAEHAQLDRARTSKGVGSLVQKQLLSRTHSAGDRRQVLLQLTERGQAVYDELHPLVTRINADLLAVLDADHAASLDEALHQLQRRAEQLAARTVLPKADRRRRGTG, encoded by the coding sequence ATGAGCGACTCCGCGCGCCAACCCCTGGACGGGCTGCTGCTGTATCGGCTGTCCCGCCTGCTGTCCGTCGCGGGCAGCATGGTCATCCGCCTGTGTGAAGGACGCTTCGGCATCACTCGGCGCGAATGGCGGCTGATCGCGACCCTCGCCAGCCGCGGCGCGCTCAGCTCTTCGCAACTGGCAGAGCATGCCCAGCTCGACCGGGCGCGTACCTCGAAGGGCGTCGGATCGCTCGTCCAGAAGCAGTTGCTGTCGCGCACGCATTCGGCCGGCGACCGGCGGCAGGTGCTGTTGCAGCTCACCGAACGCGGGCAGGCGGTGTACGACGAGCTCCATCCTCTGGTGACCCGCATCAATGCAGACCTGCTGGCGGTGCTGGATGCCGACCATGCCGCCAGCCTGGACGAGGCCCTGCACCAGCTGCAGAGGCGCGCCGAGCAGCTCGCTGCGCGGACGGTGCTGCCCAAGGCTGACCGGCGCCGCCGCGGCACGGGCTGA